The Microlunatus antarcticus genome window below encodes:
- a CDS encoding outer membrane protein assembly factor BamB family protein codes for MSAAGDERWAPFPVQDWSTMPVDPLLGAAYAQHDPGVDPSWGPPASAGPTRPWWVPLVVLLCLGLVVGTGSWLARRAPQVRTTALSYVPADGAALWQRVDQTRESVTQTRTQVTESARFAGVDGLLSGDAFVVTRVLHQDYDDPSGSRLWRETTTSVDGAGVPSQTTRYHRVRGSVELAGERSADGTITAYEPALVELPADVGPGSKWFGTGTAGDTADYASFFQAAAGADGCLEVSGQVELTDRGAPQTKRRTWLTRTWCPGRGVVEASESEGADRTWETAVPAPDPGARRTTADDVAWTDPAAWKPRTWDTVTVDGTDETRTMLGTVATTVHPVLTSSGLVVRALQAPDDLVATTPKTIDAWTPAWSVHPGGTVLSLAAFGSVVLVTTSERALVAYSDAGMRLWSAALPEIGPNAPVRVSGDDAVVVDLSGRVLRFGIADGAVRWTGNVPGDVNLTPAAGSGVVVVADRRGTVTALDAASGATRWDRSFAASAVAVVGDRVLVTEDQNLDGLDPATGTTRFLTHFDGGLTALTGFAGRPVVASKEATLLLDADGRVTARLPGYLAVDPTATHLAGWTSDRLDVVGGDGRVAATWPTRSTSLVSSERPGLATPQGLYLFGYTKGWTFDSWTTGG; via the coding sequence GTGAGCGCGGCGGGGGACGAGCGCTGGGCGCCGTTCCCCGTGCAGGACTGGTCGACGATGCCGGTCGACCCCCTGCTCGGCGCCGCGTACGCCCAGCACGACCCGGGCGTCGACCCGAGCTGGGGCCCGCCGGCGTCCGCGGGCCCGACGCGGCCGTGGTGGGTCCCGCTCGTCGTACTCCTCTGCCTCGGGCTCGTCGTCGGCACCGGCAGCTGGCTCGCCCGCCGGGCCCCTCAGGTCCGCACGACGGCCCTGTCGTACGTGCCCGCGGACGGCGCGGCGCTGTGGCAGCGGGTGGACCAGACGCGCGAGTCGGTCACGCAGACGAGGACGCAGGTGACCGAGTCGGCCCGGTTCGCCGGGGTCGACGGCCTGCTGAGCGGTGACGCGTTCGTCGTCACCCGGGTGCTGCACCAGGACTACGACGACCCGTCGGGCTCGCGGCTCTGGCGCGAGACCACCACGTCGGTGGACGGCGCCGGGGTCCCGAGCCAGACGACCCGCTACCACCGCGTCCGGGGCAGCGTCGAGCTCGCGGGCGAGCGGTCGGCCGACGGGACCATCACCGCGTACGAGCCCGCGCTCGTAGAGCTCCCGGCCGACGTGGGGCCGGGGTCGAAGTGGTTCGGCACCGGGACCGCCGGCGACACCGCGGACTACGCGAGCTTCTTCCAGGCGGCGGCAGGTGCGGACGGGTGCCTCGAGGTCAGCGGTCAGGTCGAGCTGACGGACCGGGGAGCGCCGCAGACCAAGCGTCGGACGTGGCTGACCCGGACGTGGTGCCCCGGGCGTGGGGTGGTCGAGGCCAGCGAGAGCGAGGGGGCCGACCGCACCTGGGAGACGGCCGTGCCCGCGCCGGACCCGGGAGCGCGCCGGACCACCGCCGACGACGTCGCGTGGACCGACCCGGCCGCCTGGAAGCCCCGGACCTGGGACACGGTGACCGTCGACGGCACCGACGAGACCCGGACGATGCTGGGCACGGTGGCGACCACCGTGCACCCCGTGCTGACCTCGTCGGGCCTGGTCGTGCGGGCCCTGCAGGCGCCGGACGACCTGGTGGCGACCACGCCCAAGACGATCGACGCCTGGACCCCGGCGTGGTCGGTCCACCCCGGCGGGACGGTGCTGAGCCTCGCGGCCTTCGGCTCGGTCGTGCTCGTGACGACCAGCGAGCGCGCGCTGGTCGCGTACTCCGACGCCGGGATGCGGCTCTGGTCGGCGGCCCTGCCCGAGATCGGCCCTAACGCCCCGGTACGCGTGTCCGGGGACGACGCCGTGGTGGTCGACCTGTCCGGGCGCGTGCTGCGCTTCGGCATCGCGGACGGCGCGGTGCGCTGGACCGGGAACGTTCCCGGTGACGTCAACCTCACACCCGCGGCCGGCAGTGGGGTCGTCGTCGTGGCCGACCGGAGGGGGACCGTCACCGCGCTCGACGCGGCGAGCGGGGCGACCCGCTGGGACCGGTCCTTCGCCGCCTCGGCCGTCGCCGTGGTCGGGGACCGGGTCCTCGTCACCGAGGACCAGAATCTCGACGGGCTCGACCCGGCGACCGGCACGACCCGTTTCCTCACGCACTTCGACGGCGGGCTCACGGCGCTCACGGGCTTCGCCGGCCGGCCGGTGGTCGCCTCCAAGGAGGCGACGCTGCTGCTGGACGCCGACGGACGGGTGACCGCCCGGCTGCCGGGCTACCTCGCGGTCGACCCCACGGCGACGCACCTCGCCGGCTGGACCTCGGACCGGCTCGACGTCGTCGGCGGCGACGGGCGCGTCGCAGCGACCTGGCCGACCCGCTCGACCTCGCTGGTGTCGAGCGAACGCCCCGGGCTCGCGACGCCGCAGGGGCTCTACCTCTTCGGCTACACCAAGGGCTGGACCTTCGACTCCTGGACCACCGGTGGCTGA
- a CDS encoding NADPH:quinone reductase, with protein sequence MRTVVYAETGGPEVLRLTDEPVPEPGPGELRVRVLRSGVNPTDWKSRAGRGPGSPVDPPQIPGQDGAGVVEAVGEGVPASWLGLDVWVFEAAFKRRWGTTSEHTLVRQTHLAALPSRGAEGAPYDLGAALGIPFITAHRCLTVHEEGPLRLGPGTLQGRTVLVSGGAGAVGNAAIQLARWSDATILTTVSSPAKGRLAAAAGADHVIDYRETDVRAEVRRIVPGGVDVVVEVNPQANAGLDGGLLAPGAVVVTYADDGGGAEVAVPVRTSMVRNVRWQFVLVYTLPAAAKARAVDDLGAALLDGAIGVGDAHGLPLHHFPLEQAAQAQEAVERGAVGKVLITP encoded by the coding sequence ATGCGCACTGTCGTCTACGCCGAGACCGGTGGTCCCGAGGTCCTGAGGCTCACCGACGAGCCCGTCCCCGAGCCCGGACCGGGCGAGCTCCGGGTGCGGGTGCTCCGATCCGGGGTCAACCCGACCGACTGGAAGTCCCGCGCCGGACGCGGTCCCGGCAGCCCGGTGGACCCGCCGCAGATCCCGGGCCAGGACGGCGCGGGCGTCGTCGAGGCCGTCGGCGAAGGGGTGCCCGCCTCGTGGCTCGGCCTGGACGTCTGGGTCTTCGAGGCCGCGTTCAAGCGCCGCTGGGGCACGACGAGCGAGCACACCCTCGTCCGGCAGACGCACCTGGCGGCGCTGCCCTCCCGCGGGGCGGAGGGGGCCCCGTACGACCTCGGCGCCGCCCTCGGCATCCCGTTCATCACCGCGCACCGGTGCCTGACGGTGCACGAGGAGGGCCCGCTGCGCCTCGGGCCGGGGACGCTGCAGGGCCGTACGGTCCTGGTCTCGGGTGGTGCGGGCGCGGTCGGCAACGCCGCCATCCAGCTCGCCCGCTGGTCCGACGCCACGATCCTCACCACGGTCAGCAGCCCCGCCAAGGGCCGGCTCGCGGCCGCCGCCGGGGCGGACCACGTGATCGACTACCGGGAGACCGACGTGCGGGCCGAGGTCCGCCGGATCGTCCCCGGCGGGGTCGACGTCGTCGTCGAGGTGAACCCGCAGGCCAACGCGGGGCTCGACGGCGGGCTGCTCGCGCCGGGCGCGGTCGTGGTGACGTACGCCGACGACGGCGGCGGGGCGGAGGTCGCGGTCCCGGTGCGGACGTCGATGGTCCGCAACGTGCGCTGGCAGTTCGTCCTCGTCTACACCCTGCCCGCCGCCGCGAAGGCGCGCGCGGTGGACGACCTCGGCGCCGCCCTGCTCGACGGCGCGATCGGGGTCGGTGACGCCCACGGCCTGCCGCTGCACCACTTCCCCCTCGAGCAGGCGGCGCAGGCGCAGGAGGCGGTCGAGCGCGGTGCGGTCGGCAAGGTGCTGATCACCCCGTGA
- a CDS encoding carbon-nitrogen hydrolase family protein: MSTLRVAQAQIATGADLDDNLRQVAEQTGWAAAAGARLVTFPEATMRAFGLPLAEIAQPLDGPWADGVRAIAARHDVVVVAGMFTPATDGRVTNTLLVTGPGVEASYDKIHVYDAFGYAESDAVAPGDDVVVVRVDGIGVGLATCYDVRFPDLFTALADRGAEVVCLPSSWGAGPGKLEQWQLLTRARALDSTCFVVATGQADPLTAGLLLPGRGNAPTGIGHSCVVGPDGTVLAELGAEEDLVVTELDLDEVARVRAVLPVLLNRRRDLG, from the coding sequence ATGAGCACGTTGCGGGTGGCGCAGGCCCAGATCGCGACGGGGGCCGACCTCGACGACAACCTCCGGCAGGTCGCCGAGCAGACCGGGTGGGCCGCCGCCGCCGGCGCCCGGCTGGTCACGTTCCCGGAGGCGACGATGCGCGCGTTCGGGCTGCCGCTCGCCGAGATCGCGCAGCCCCTCGACGGACCCTGGGCGGACGGTGTGCGGGCGATCGCCGCGCGCCACGACGTCGTGGTGGTCGCCGGCATGTTCACCCCGGCAACGGACGGCCGGGTGACCAACACCCTGCTGGTGACGGGTCCCGGCGTCGAGGCGAGCTACGACAAGATCCACGTCTACGACGCCTTCGGCTACGCGGAGTCGGACGCGGTGGCGCCCGGCGACGACGTGGTCGTCGTCCGGGTCGACGGGATCGGGGTGGGGCTGGCCACCTGCTACGACGTGCGGTTCCCCGACCTGTTCACCGCGCTCGCCGACCGCGGGGCGGAGGTCGTGTGCCTGCCCAGCTCGTGGGGCGCCGGCCCCGGCAAGCTCGAGCAGTGGCAGCTCCTGACCCGCGCTCGGGCCCTGGACAGCACGTGCTTCGTCGTGGCCACCGGCCAGGCCGACCCGCTGACCGCCGGCCTCCTGCTGCCCGGCCGCGGGAACGCGCCGACCGGCATCGGGCACAGCTGCGTCGTCGGTCCGGACGGGACGGTGCTCGCCGAGCTCGGCGCCGAGGAGGACCTCGTCGTGACCGAGCTCGACCTCGACGAGGTGGCCCGCGTCCGCGCCGTGCTGCCGGTCCTGCTGAACCGGCGCCGCGACCTCGGGTAG
- the serB gene encoding phosphoserine phosphatase SerB, protein MSVVEAGHPLLIRVSGRDRPSVTRDLLQLLGSAGAVLEDMEQLVVRERLTLDVLVRLDGADDSVVRDVLFWGFTHDMKVDFERVASTSSRAGLMRHAVTVLGRPLTPSSLAAVAEAIAATGGNIDRIVRLATDPVTAYDLVVIAGDVEAMRRELGEVAQAERIDIAVQVNGLERRAKRLVVMDVDSTLIMDEVIELLADEAGCGAEVAATTARAMAGELDFEGSLRERVRLLAGLDEAAIDRVRARIRLTPGARTFVRTLKRLGFVVGIVSGGFTPFTDFLRVDLGLDHAHANTLEVRDGRLTGEVLGTVVDRARKAELLAQIAAAEGVPLSQTVAVGDGANDLDMLAAAGLGIAFNAKPVVRAQADTTVSVPYLDAILFMLGIRGADVERVSAAEATSTRGEPA, encoded by the coding sequence GTGAGCGTGGTCGAGGCGGGCCACCCGCTGCTGATCCGCGTCTCCGGGCGCGACCGGCCCAGCGTCACGCGTGACCTGCTCCAGCTGCTCGGCAGCGCGGGGGCGGTGCTCGAGGACATGGAACAGCTCGTCGTGCGCGAGCGGCTCACCCTCGACGTGCTCGTCCGGCTCGACGGCGCCGACGACAGCGTCGTACGGGACGTCCTGTTCTGGGGCTTCACCCACGACATGAAGGTCGACTTCGAGCGCGTCGCCAGCACCTCGAGCCGCGCCGGCCTGATGCGGCACGCCGTGACTGTCCTGGGCCGCCCGCTCACCCCGTCGTCGCTGGCCGCGGTGGCCGAGGCGATCGCCGCCACCGGCGGCAACATCGACCGCATCGTCCGGCTGGCCACCGACCCGGTCACCGCGTACGACCTCGTCGTCATCGCCGGGGACGTCGAGGCCATGCGGCGCGAGCTCGGCGAGGTGGCGCAGGCCGAGCGGATCGACATCGCGGTCCAGGTCAACGGCCTGGAACGTCGCGCCAAGCGGCTCGTCGTCATGGACGTCGACTCGACGCTGATCATGGACGAGGTCATCGAGCTGCTCGCCGACGAGGCCGGCTGCGGGGCCGAGGTGGCGGCGACGACGGCGCGGGCGATGGCCGGCGAGCTGGACTTCGAGGGGTCGCTGCGCGAGCGCGTCCGGCTGCTCGCCGGGCTCGACGAGGCCGCGATCGACCGGGTCCGCGCCCGGATCCGGCTGACGCCGGGCGCCCGGACGTTCGTCCGCACGCTCAAGCGCCTCGGCTTCGTCGTCGGCATCGTCAGCGGCGGGTTCACGCCGTTCACCGACTTCCTGCGCGTCGACCTCGGCCTGGACCACGCCCACGCGAACACCCTCGAGGTCCGCGACGGGCGGCTGACCGGCGAGGTGCTCGGCACCGTCGTCGACCGGGCGCGTAAGGCCGAGCTGCTGGCGCAGATCGCGGCGGCGGAGGGCGTCCCGCTGTCGCAGACGGTAGCCGTCGGGGACGGCGCGAACGACCTCGACATGCTCGCCGCCGCCGGGCTCGGCATCGCCTTCAACGCCAAGCCGGTCGTCCGGGCGCAGGCCGACACCACCGTGTCGGTGCCCTACCTGGACGCGATCCTCTTCATGCTCGGCATCCGCGGCGCCGACGTCGAGCGGGTCAGCGCAGCCGAGGCGACATCCACGAGAGGGGAGCCGGCATGA
- a CDS encoding pirin family protein, which translates to MEGVEVRRSADRFATVAPATPDAAEGWALTRHSFSFGEHYDPDRVGFGSLLALNDETVRAGTGYPEHTHRDVEIVTWVVSGELRHADTAHPDDSVATIEPGEVQGLSAGSGVTHAEGAAADADVRFVQTWIRPDAPGGTPSYVVGGFKPAYLASTWVAAASGSDPTAVVDLRSRGTTLWVTRLETGEERTLPASASAYVLLARGAVDVDGVGPLDEGDALELTVPAPLRVVAREPAEILAWTFA; encoded by the coding sequence GTGGAAGGGGTCGAGGTGCGTCGCTCCGCCGACCGCTTCGCCACCGTCGCGCCCGCCACGCCGGACGCCGCCGAGGGCTGGGCCCTGACCCGCCACAGCTTCTCCTTCGGCGAGCACTACGACCCCGACCGCGTCGGCTTCGGGTCCCTCCTGGCGCTGAACGACGAGACCGTCCGCGCGGGCACGGGTTACCCGGAGCACACCCACCGCGACGTCGAGATCGTCACGTGGGTGGTCTCCGGAGAGCTGCGCCACGCGGACACCGCCCACCCGGACGACTCGGTCGCGACCATCGAGCCGGGCGAGGTGCAGGGTCTGAGCGCCGGCAGCGGCGTGACGCACGCCGAGGGCGCCGCCGCCGACGCGGACGTGCGCTTCGTGCAGACCTGGATCCGGCCCGACGCCCCCGGAGGAACGCCGTCGTACGTGGTCGGCGGCTTCAAGCCCGCGTACCTGGCGTCCACCTGGGTGGCGGCCGCGTCCGGCTCCGACCCGACGGCGGTGGTCGACCTGCGCAGCCGGGGGACCACCCTGTGGGTCACCCGCCTCGAGACCGGCGAGGAACGCACCCTGCCCGCGTCGGCCTCCGCGTACGTCCTTCTCGCCCGCGGTGCCGTGGACGTCGACGGTGTCGGGCCGCTCGACGAGGGGGACGCGCTCGAGCTCACGGTGCCCGCCCCGCTCCGGGTGGTCGCCCGCGAACCGGCCGAGATCCTCGCCTGGACCTTCGCGTGA
- a CDS encoding DUF427 domain-containing protein: MASRPVPDPVAPGQESVWDYPRPPALRSVDHLVTVVLGGVEICETQTSVQYLETSHPPTYYLPRSAFIAGSLKEAGGSSYCEWKGEASYLDVVGGDKVVRRAAWTYLSPTPRYAALRGMIALYPGQMDYCTVDGERVEPQPGTFYGGWITAAVSGPFKGGPGSQGW, from the coding sequence ATGGCCAGCCGTCCCGTCCCCGATCCCGTCGCGCCCGGCCAGGAGTCGGTCTGGGACTACCCGCGCCCGCCCGCGCTGCGGAGCGTCGACCACCTCGTCACCGTCGTGCTCGGCGGGGTCGAGATCTGCGAGACGCAGACGAGCGTGCAGTACCTCGAGACCTCTCACCCGCCGACCTACTACCTCCCGCGGAGCGCGTTCATCGCCGGGTCGCTGAAGGAGGCGGGCGGGTCGTCGTACTGCGAGTGGAAGGGCGAGGCGTCGTACCTCGACGTGGTCGGCGGCGACAAGGTCGTGCGCCGGGCGGCCTGGACCTACCTCAGCCCCACGCCCCGCTACGCCGCGCTGCGCGGGATGATCGCGCTCTACCCCGGCCAGATGGACTACTGCACGGTGGACGGGGAGCGGGTCGAGCCGCAGCCCGGGACGTTCTACGGCGGCTGGATCACCGCCGCGGTCAGCGGTCCGTTCAAGGGCGGGCCGGGCTCCCAGGGCTGGTGA
- a CDS encoding MGMT family protein — translation MDDTYTEEVLRLVEAVPPGAVTTYGDLAEMVGRGGPRQVGAVLARHGAAVPWWRVIRADGRPADGLGERALSRLAEEGVPVHDGRVRLASVRWRPAPESLPGRPV, via the coding sequence GTGGACGACACCTACACCGAGGAGGTCCTGCGCCTCGTCGAGGCCGTGCCGCCCGGGGCGGTGACGACGTACGGCGACCTCGCCGAGATGGTCGGGCGGGGTGGTCCGCGCCAGGTCGGCGCCGTCCTGGCGCGCCACGGTGCCGCCGTCCCCTGGTGGCGCGTCATCCGCGCCGACGGCCGGCCGGCGGACGGTCTGGGTGAGCGCGCGCTGAGCCGGCTGGCCGAGGAGGGCGTCCCGGTCCATGACGGCCGCGTACGCCTGGCGTCCGTCCGTTGGCGACCTGCACCGGAGAGCCTGCCCGGCCGTCCAGTTTGA
- a CDS encoding cold-shock protein yields MAQGTVKWFNAEKGFGFIAVDGGGPDVFVHYSAIQTSGFRSLDEGQRVEFETTQGPKGPQADAVVAI; encoded by the coding sequence ATGGCGCAAGGCACCGTCAAGTGGTTCAACGCCGAGAAGGGCTTCGGCTTCATCGCCGTCGACGGCGGCGGCCCGGACGTGTTCGTCCACTACAGCGCGATCCAGACGAGCGGCTTCCGGTCCCTCGACGAGGGTCAGCGCGTCGAGTTCGAGACCACCCAGGGTCCGAAGGGCCCCCAGGCGGACGCGGTCGTCGCGATCTGA
- a CDS encoding helix-turn-helix transcriptional regulator, with protein MPRPTARVLALLEILQNGGTRSVADLADRLGVDERTVRRYVTHLLDLDVPVVSVRGRYGGYRLAPGYRLPPLMLTDDEAVAVLVGLASGLRAGGDASGLAAESAAAKLHRVLPKPLAARLEALLDVADLGEPTPTGPTPDVDVLLVVAGAVRDRRALDLVHTRDGRTTDRTVLPYGIVAHAGRWYLTGVDVENDELRTFRLDRVVTARADSGTFDVPDGFDPRAEVLRGLARTPWRHAVSVLVHAEAGAVESRLPLGIATVAPVPEREGWVRVEIRAERLDWVPGVLATLDADLVVEGPVELRDRVRDLGRRLLAA; from the coding sequence GTGCCCCGACCGACCGCGCGCGTCCTCGCGCTGCTGGAGATCCTGCAGAACGGCGGCACCCGCTCGGTCGCCGACCTCGCGGACCGGCTCGGCGTCGACGAACGGACCGTGCGCCGCTACGTCACCCACCTGCTGGACCTCGACGTCCCGGTCGTCTCGGTGCGCGGCCGGTACGGCGGTTACCGCCTGGCGCCGGGCTACCGGCTCCCGCCGCTGATGCTCACCGACGACGAGGCGGTGGCGGTGCTGGTCGGGCTGGCCTCCGGGCTGCGGGCCGGTGGCGACGCGTCGGGGCTGGCCGCCGAGAGCGCGGCCGCCAAGCTCCACCGCGTGCTGCCGAAGCCGTTGGCCGCCCGGCTGGAGGCGCTGCTCGACGTCGCGGACCTGGGGGAGCCGACTCCTACGGGGCCGACGCCCGACGTCGACGTGCTGCTGGTGGTGGCGGGAGCCGTGCGCGACCGGCGCGCGCTCGACCTCGTCCACACGCGCGACGGACGGACCACCGACCGCACGGTGCTGCCGTACGGGATCGTCGCCCACGCGGGGCGGTGGTACCTCACCGGCGTCGACGTGGAGAACGACGAGCTCCGGACGTTCCGGCTGGACCGGGTCGTGACGGCACGCGCCGACTCGGGGACGTTCGACGTCCCGGACGGCTTCGACCCGCGCGCCGAGGTCCTTCGTGGCCTCGCCCGGACGCCCTGGCGGCACGCGGTGTCGGTGCTCGTGCACGCCGAGGCGGGAGCGGTCGAGTCCAGGCTGCCGCTCGGGATCGCGACCGTCGCACCGGTGCCGGAGCGAGAGGGCTGGGTGCGGGTCGAGATCCGCGCCGAGCGGCTGGACTGGGTCCCCGGGGTGCTCGCGACGCTCGACGCCGACCTCGTGGTGGAAGGTCCGGTCGAGCTCCGCGACCGCGTCCGTGACCTGGGACGCCGGCTCCTCGCCGCCTGA
- a CDS encoding VOC family protein, with translation MNLVSVRIITDDVDRLSDFYARLTGVTVDRPVPDFAELRTPNGTLALGSTRTVGLFGAGSAESAANRSVIIELLVDDVDATYASLQPWVTTFVNEPTTMPWGNRSLLLRDPDGNLVNLFAPVTPAAIEKFSPYER, from the coding sequence ATGAACCTCGTCTCCGTCCGCATCATCACCGACGACGTCGACCGCCTGAGCGACTTCTACGCCCGGCTCACCGGCGTCACGGTGGACCGGCCGGTGCCTGACTTCGCCGAGCTCCGGACGCCCAACGGCACCCTCGCCCTCGGGAGCACCCGGACGGTCGGGCTGTTCGGCGCGGGCTCGGCCGAGTCCGCGGCGAACCGGTCGGTGATCATCGAGCTGCTGGTCGACGACGTCGACGCCACGTACGCCTCGCTCCAGCCCTGGGTGACGACGTTCGTCAACGAGCCGACCACGATGCCGTGGGGCAACCGGTCGCTGCTGCTGCGCGACCCCGACGGCAACCTCGTCAACCTGTTCGCCCCGGTGACGCCCGCGGCGATCGAGAAGTTCAGCCCGTACGAGCGTTGA
- a CDS encoding UBP-type zinc finger domain-containing protein — MPEHVKWNSDVDTDVPPSGDGCVECDASGSWWFHLRRCATCGHIGCCDDSLNKHATAHAMSTHHRYIQSFEPGEDWFWDYKDDAIGQGPRLAAPSSHPADQTTPGPEERVPSDWQQVLQDADR; from the coding sequence TTGCCCGAGCACGTGAAGTGGAACAGCGACGTGGACACGGACGTACCGCCGAGCGGTGACGGCTGCGTCGAGTGCGACGCCAGCGGGTCGTGGTGGTTCCACCTGCGTCGTTGCGCGACGTGCGGCCACATCGGCTGCTGCGACGACTCGCTGAACAAGCACGCGACCGCGCACGCGATGTCGACGCATCACCGCTACATCCAGTCGTTCGAGCCGGGCGAGGACTGGTTCTGGGACTACAAGGACGACGCGATCGGCCAGGGCCCGCGGCTCGCCGCGCCGAGCTCGCACCCGGCCGACCAGACCACGCCCGGGCCGGAGGAACGCGTCCCGTCGGACTGGCAGCAGGTGCTGCAGGACGCCGACCGCTGA
- the moeZ gene encoding adenylyltransferase/sulfurtransferase MoeZ yields the protein MALPPLVEPAAELTTEEVRRYSRHLIIPDVGMIGQKRLKNARVLVIGAGGLGSPALLYLAAAGVGTLGIVEFDTVDESNLQRQIIHGQSDIGKSKAISAKESISEVNPLVNVIVHDTRLDNDNVMDIFAQYDLILDGTDNFATRYLVNDAAVLSHKPYVWGSIFRFEGQASVFWDDHGPNYRDLYPEAPPPGMVPSCAEGGVLGVLCASIGSIMVTEAIKLITGIGEPLIGRLMVYDALEMTYTTLKLRKDPDTAPITELIDYEAFCGAITDEAANAVAGHTIGVRQLEEWLAERERGEKDFLLVDVRESVERDINAIPGSVLIPKGDFQTGEALGQMPQDKQVVLYCKTGVRSSEVLAIIQGAGLADAVHVGGGVSAWVNEIDPSQPAY from the coding sequence GTGGCTCTGCCACCGCTGGTCGAACCCGCCGCCGAGCTGACGACCGAAGAGGTCCGTCGCTACAGCCGTCATCTGATCATCCCGGACGTGGGCATGATCGGGCAGAAGCGGCTGAAGAACGCCCGCGTCCTCGTCATCGGGGCCGGCGGCCTCGGCAGCCCGGCCCTGCTGTACCTGGCCGCCGCGGGCGTGGGCACGCTGGGCATCGTCGAGTTCGACACCGTCGACGAGTCCAACCTGCAGCGCCAGATCATCCACGGGCAGTCGGACATCGGGAAGTCCAAGGCCATCTCGGCCAAGGAGTCCATCTCCGAGGTCAACCCGCTGGTGAACGTGATCGTCCACGACACGCGTCTCGACAACGACAACGTCATGGACATCTTCGCCCAGTACGACCTGATCCTCGACGGCACCGACAACTTCGCCACGCGCTACCTGGTGAACGACGCCGCCGTGCTGTCGCACAAGCCGTACGTCTGGGGCTCGATCTTCCGCTTCGAGGGCCAGGCGAGCGTCTTCTGGGACGACCACGGGCCCAACTACCGCGACCTCTACCCCGAGGCTCCGCCGCCCGGCATGGTGCCGTCGTGCGCCGAGGGCGGCGTGCTCGGCGTGCTCTGCGCGTCGATCGGCTCGATCATGGTCACCGAGGCGATCAAGCTGATCACCGGCATCGGCGAGCCGCTGATCGGTCGCCTCATGGTCTACGACGCGCTCGAGATGACGTACACGACGCTCAAGCTGCGCAAGGACCCCGACACCGCGCCGATCACCGAGCTGATCGACTACGAGGCGTTCTGCGGGGCGATCACCGACGAGGCCGCCAACGCCGTCGCCGGTCACACCATCGGTGTGCGCCAGCTGGAGGAGTGGCTCGCCGAGCGCGAGCGCGGCGAGAAGGACTTCCTCCTCGTCGACGTCCGCGAGTCCGTCGAGCGCGACATCAACGCGATCCCGGGTTCGGTGCTCATCCCCAAGGGCGACTTCCAGACCGGTGAGGCCCTCGGCCAGATGCCGCAGGACAAGCAGGTCGTCCTCTACTGCAAGACCGGCGTGCGTTCCTCGGAGGTGCTGGCGATCATCCAGGGCGCCGGCCTCGCCGACGCCGTGCACGTCGGCGGCGGCGTCAGCGCCTGGGTCAACGAGATCGACCCGAGCCAGCCCGCCTACTGA
- a CDS encoding Imm51 family immunity protein, which produces MSLPADGGCAVLRPAGRVSATMSGVPDHATIIDVDGATSLTFYCGELPADEAISAADHEPNGYFWEGLVRFVAPELAARVELDSESGMFAAYGDRATLEELQRVLAGYLDDGDRVATTIRDAESSGFAFDD; this is translated from the coding sequence GTGAGCCTCCCGGCCGATGGGGGATGCGCCGTTCTTCGGCCTGCGGGCCGCGTCTCTGCGACGATGAGCGGCGTGCCCGATCACGCGACGATCATCGACGTCGATGGTGCGACCAGCCTGACCTTCTACTGCGGTGAACTGCCGGCGGACGAGGCCATCAGTGCTGCCGACCACGAACCCAACGGCTACTTCTGGGAGGGTCTGGTGCGGTTCGTCGCTCCCGAGCTCGCGGCCAGGGTGGAGCTCGACTCCGAGTCGGGCATGTTCGCGGCGTACGGGGATCGGGCGACGCTCGAGGAGCTGCAGCGGGTGCTGGCCGGCTACCTCGACGACGGAGACCGCGTGGCGACGACCATCCGTGATGCGGAGAGCTCAGGCTTCGCGTTCGACGACTGA